The genomic window ATCCTCGACGGCACCGACGCCGTGATGCTCTCCGGCGAGTCGGCGCTCGGCGCCTTTCCGGTCGAGTCGGTCGCGACGCTGGCGCGGATCGCGACCGAGGTCGAACCGACGCGCTGCCAGCTCACGGTCGCCGGGATGTTCGCCGGCATCGACCTGCGCGGGCGGCTCCTCCCCGCGCACCTCGTCCTCGTCGGCATCGAGGCGAGCGTCGCGTACCTGAAGCCCGCCGCCGTGTTCGCGCGGACCCGTGACGGCAACTCGGCCCGCCGCCTCGCCGCGTTCCGCCTCCCGGTCTGGACCGTCGCCGTGTGCGACGACGCTCGCACCGCGCAGCAGCTGCTCTTCTCGTGCGGCGTCGTCCCGGTGCACCTTCCGGAGGCCCCGGCCTCATGGAACGACTGGATCCGGGGCTGGCTCGCCGGGCACGATCTCGCCGGGGGCTTCGCCATCCTCACGCAGCGGACGGAGGAGGAGGGGAACCACCGGGTGGACTTCATCGAGCTGTAGGGCCCGCGACGGCAGCCCGGCACGGGTGCGCGCGCCGTGCGGAGCTATTGGCGCACCACCCCCACCACGACCTCGTTCGACGCCGCCGGCAGCGTGACCAACGTCCCGTCGTCGCCGAGGATCCAGCCCTCGGGGCGCACGTCCGCGACGCCGCGCAGGAAGACCTTCGCGACGAGCGCGTTCGGGGGCGGCGGGTTCAGGTGGTACATCACGAGGAGGCGCACGCCGGCCTCGTTCGCGCTCTCGGCCGCCTCGACCGGCGTCGCGTGGTAGCTCGGGATGTCGCGCATGATCCTGGCGACGCGGTCGCGGCCGGCGCCGGCCGCCGCCTCGCCGATCATGGCGATCAGGTGGTTCGCCTGGGCCTCGTGGACGAGGACGTCGGCGCCGTGCGCCGCGGCGATCAGGGCGGGGCTCTTGGCGGTATCGCCGCTCACCACGACCGACCGGCCCCGGTAGTCGAAGCGATAGCCGTAGGCGGGTGTCGCCGGCTCGTGGTTCACCGGGAACGCGGTGACGACGAGCCCGCCCTCCTCGAGCACCGTGACCGGTTTCGCGCCGGGCGGCGCCACGACGGGAAGCGCGCGCATGCGTTCGATCGCGGGCGGCAGGAGATCGGCGCCGTGATGGGCGACGCGATAGCTCGTGTCGAGCGCGTAGGCCTCCTGGAAGCCGGCGACCACGCGCTCGACGCCTGGCGGCCCGTAGACGCGCAGAGGCTCGGGACGGCCGGCCGCCCAGGTCTGGAGGTTGAGCTCGCCGAGCTCGGCGATGTGGTCGGAATGGAAGTGCGTGTAGAGCACGGCGCCGATGTGCTTGCCGTCGACGCGCATCAAGGCGAGCCGATTCCACGACTGTGGCCCCGTATCGACGACCCAGAGCTTGCCGGCCGCGAAGACGGCGACGCACGCCTTCGCGCGCGTCGGATGCGGCAGCGGCGCGTCCGATCCGCAGAGCGCGACGCGCAGCGCGTCGTCCGCGAGGAGCGCGTTGCCGCGCTGCTCGATCAGGCGCGGGATCACCTGGCGCAGCACCGCGTCCTGGAGCGCCGGCGAGCGCCAGAGCGCCGCGAGCCCGAGCGCCCCGACCAGCACGAGGCCGACCACCAGCCGGAGAAGTCGTCGCATGGCGCGCTCTCCTACCGGGTCGGGGCGGCCCGTGCCATCACGCGAGAAGGAGGCGTGCGCGCTCGATCATCCAGCACGCGGCGAGCGATCCCATCGCATAGATCGGCACCGCGTCGGCCCAGGCGGGAAGGCGAGCGACGACCGGCCGCGTGAGAGCGCGGAGCGCGAGCACCGTCAGCACGAACGCGAGCTGTCCGAGCTCGATGCCGGCGTTGAAGCCGAGGAGCGCGAGCGGCACGGCGTCGGCGGGGAGGCCGGCGGCGCGCAGCGTGCCCGCGAAGCCGAGCCCGTGGAGGAAGCCGAACGCGAGCGCCATGAGCCAGGGACGGCGCCGCATCCGGGTCGCGCCGCCGGCGCCGCCGTCGAGCCTGTCCGCGTCGGCGCGGCTCCTCGGGCGCGCCAGCTCGACCGCGAGCACGAAGATGCTGAACGCGATCAGCACCTCGACCGGCGCCGGCGGCACGCGGGCGACGTCGAGGACGGCGAGCGTCAGCGTGACGCTGTGGCCGAGCGTGAACGCGGTGATCGTCGCCACCAGGCGTCGCCAGTCGGTCGCGAGCAGCAGCAGCCCGAACACGAAGAGCAGGTGGTCGTACCCGGTCAGGATGTGGTCGACGCCGAGGCCGACGTAGCGCCGTGCGACGTCGAGCGCCGTGTCACGCTCCGATACGATGAACGTCGGGTCGCGCGCGCGCAGCACCGTGTCGATCGTGCGTCCGTCGGCAAGCTCGAGATGAAGGAGCGCATCCGTCTTCGCGCCGCCGAGGCCGTCGACGCCGAGGGTCGCGCCGACGAGACCCGTCGTGCCGCAGTCGGCCGTCCAGTGCGACGTGAGGCTCTCCGTGGTCTCGTCGATCGTCGGCGGGCCGGTCGCGGCGCACGCCGGCGGCAGGACCGGACGGAGCTCGGCCCCGATGAGCCGGAGCGTCGGGATCTTCCAGGTGACCGCGAACGTGCCGGGCGTCGTCTCGCGAAGCCCGAGGAGGGCGGGCGAGAGCGCGTGCGCGCCGACGCGTGCGGGCGCGGCGGCGAGCGCGCCGAGCCCGACGAGCAGCGCGAGCGCGAGCGGCCGCGCGACCCGTGCGCGTGGCGACGCCAGGCGACATCCGGCGGCGCCACGTCGCGCGCCGTGCCCGGCGGCCGCCCGGCTACCCGGCATGCTCGTTCTCCACCCGTACGACGTACGCGGCGCGGAGCTCGTCCATCATGCGGGCGAGGTACCGATCGCGCCGCTCGGCGCGCCAGGCGCGGAGCACGCGCGCGCGGACGGCGTCGAGGGGCGGCAGGTCGCCGGCGCGCCGTGCGCTCACCCGGACGAGGTGGACGCCGTAGGGAGAGCGGATCGGCTCCGACCACGTGTCGGCGGGGAGCGCGAGCGCGGCGACGGCGAAGTCGTCCCCGAACGTCTTCGCGAGCGTGGCGCGCGAGACGGCGCGGAGCGTGCTGCCGGCGATGAACGGGTCGCCGAAGCGCGCGGCGACCTCGGGGGAGACGCGCTCGGAGCGGAGACGCGCGAGCAGCGCCCATGCGTCGCCGTCGAGCGTCGCTCCGCGGGTCGTCGCGTTCAGGAACACCTGCGTCAGCGTGACGCTGTCGCTCCGCCGATAGCGCACCGGCTGGCGCGTCATGAAGGCGACGAGCTCGCGGTCGAGCGCCGCCCCCGTCGGCTCGTCCTGGCGGCTCGCGGCCTTGGCGAGGAGGCGCATCTTGGTGACGAGGGCGTTTCGCACCACGACGTCGTCCTTGTCGAGGCCGAGCGCGATGCCGCGCCGGTAGGCCGTCTCCGCATCGCCCGCCGCCTCGCCATAGAGGAAGTGCATCTTCTCGACGACCCGCCAGCGGACGGCGCCGTCGCCGCGGTCGAGGCCGAGCACGAGCGCCTCGCGGTAGAGCATCTCCTCGTCGGCGGCGCGGGCGACGAGCGCCCGCAGCTCCTCGGAGGTCGGTGGCGCGAGGCTCCGCGCGTAGTCGGCGCGGATCTCGGCGACCCGCGCCGCCGAGATCACGAT from Deltaproteobacteria bacterium includes these protein-coding regions:
- a CDS encoding MBL fold metallo-hydrolase encodes the protein MRRLLRLVVGLVLVGALGLAALWRSPALQDAVLRQVIPRLIEQRGNALLADDALRVALCGSDAPLPHPTRAKACVAVFAAGKLWVVDTGPQSWNRLALMRVDGKHIGAVLYTHFHSDHIAELGELNLQTWAAGRPEPLRVYGPPGVERVVAGFQEAYALDTSYRVAHHGADLLPPAIERMRALPVVAPPGAKPVTVLEEGGLVVTAFPVNHEPATPAYGYRFDYRGRSVVVSGDTAKSPALIAAAHGADVLVHEAQANHLIAMIGEAAAGAGRDRVARIMRDIPSYHATPVEAAESANEAGVRLLVMYHLNPPPPNALVAKVFLRGVADVRPEGWILGDDGTLVTLPAASNEVVVGVVRQ
- a CDS encoding HupE/UreJ family protein, producing the protein MPGSRAAAGHGARRGAAGCRLASPRARVARPLALALLVGLGALAAAPARVGAHALSPALLGLRETTPGTFAVTWKIPTLRLIGAELRPVLPPACAATGPPTIDETTESLTSHWTADCGTTGLVGATLGVDGLGGAKTDALLHLELADGRTIDTVLRARDPTFIVSERDTALDVARRYVGLGVDHILTGYDHLLFVFGLLLLATDWRRLVATITAFTLGHSVTLTLAVLDVARVPPAPVEVLIAFSIFVLAVELARPRSRADADRLDGGAGGATRMRRRPWLMALAFGFLHGLGFAGTLRAAGLPADAVPLALLGFNAGIELGQLAFVLTVLALRALTRPVVARLPAWADAVPIYAMGSLAACWMIERARLLLA
- a CDS encoding peptidyl-prolyl cis-trans isomerase, with the protein product MLAAAGRIIGAGARLPALHFLLLGAGLAALQAAARPPDAARGRDPIVISAARVAEIRADYARSLAPPTSEELRALVARAADEEMLYREALVLGLDRGDGAVRWRVVEKMHFLYGEAAGDAETAYRRGIALGLDKDDVVVRNALVTKMRLLAKAASRQDEPTGAALDRELVAFMTRQPVRYRRSDSVTLTQVFLNATTRGATLDGDAWALLARLRSERVSPEVAARFGDPFIAGSTLRAVSRATLAKTFGDDFAVAALALPADTWSEPIRSPYGVHLVRVSARRAGDLPPLDAVRARVLRAWRAERRDRYLARMMDELRAAYVVRVENEHAG